One Agrobacterium vaccinii DNA window includes the following coding sequences:
- a CDS encoding HAD-IA family hydrolase has product MKLVLFDCDGTLVDSVGLIHEVMARTFVHFGYDRPDVALTKSIIGLTLDIAIARMQGKPHVDDEAIAMTAHYKAIFAATRAEPGFEEPMFDGIHAMIDTLAKRQELLMGAVTGKSRRGLNLIMDTHGFRQHFIVSRTADDCPSKPHPAMVTECCSETGMVPADTIVIGDAIYDMQMAKAAGAKAIGVAWGYASVDDLWNAGADAIVNHPSEIPGHIPG; this is encoded by the coding sequence ATGAAACTGGTTCTCTTCGATTGCGATGGTACGCTGGTGGACAGCGTCGGCCTTATTCATGAGGTCATGGCCCGCACCTTCGTGCATTTCGGCTATGATCGCCCAGATGTCGCGCTGACGAAGTCGATCATCGGGCTCACATTGGACATCGCCATCGCTCGCATGCAGGGAAAGCCGCATGTGGATGACGAAGCGATTGCCATGACGGCGCATTACAAAGCCATCTTTGCGGCAACGCGAGCTGAACCGGGCTTTGAAGAGCCAATGTTCGACGGCATTCACGCCATGATCGATACGCTGGCCAAACGCCAGGAACTGCTGATGGGGGCTGTCACTGGCAAGTCTCGCCGGGGCCTTAACCTGATCATGGATACGCATGGTTTCCGCCAGCATTTCATCGTATCGCGCACGGCGGATGATTGCCCTTCCAAGCCGCATCCGGCCATGGTGACGGAATGCTGCAGCGAGACCGGCATGGTGCCAGCCGATACGATCGTGATCGGCGATGCCATCTATGATATGCAGATGGCAAAAGCGGCGGGCGCAAAAGCCATTGGCGTCGCCTGGGGCTACGCGTCCGTTGATGATCTCTGGAACGCCGGAGCAGACGCCATCGTCAACCATCCCAGCGAAATTCCCGGCCACATACCGGGCTGA
- the gcvH gene encoding glycine cleavage system protein GcvH codes for MLKFTQEHEWLKIEGDVATVGITTHAAEQLGDLVFVELPEVGATFSKDGDAATVESVKAASDVYCPLDGEITEINQAIVDDPSLVNSDPQGAGWFFKLKLSNASDADALLDEAAYKELIA; via the coding sequence ATGCTGAAATTTACTCAAGAGCACGAGTGGCTGAAGATCGAAGGCGATGTCGCCACCGTCGGCATCACGACGCATGCTGCCGAGCAGCTGGGCGACCTTGTTTTCGTAGAATTGCCGGAAGTCGGCGCGACCTTCTCCAAGGATGGTGACGCGGCCACAGTCGAGAGCGTGAAGGCTGCTTCCGACGTCTATTGTCCGCTGGATGGCGAGATCACCGAAATCAACCAGGCCATCGTGGACGACCCATCTCTGGTCAACTCTGATCCGCAGGGCGCTGGCTGGTTCTTCAAGCTCAAGCTTTCCAACGCGTCTGACGCCGATGCGCTGCTGGATGAAGCGGCCTATAAGGAGCTTATTGCGTAA
- a CDS encoding YaiI/YqxD family protein produces MPQIYVDADACPVKPEILRVAERHGLEVTFVANSGLRPSRDPMVKNVIVSASFDAADDWIAERAIEGDIVVTADVPLAGRCVANGAQVTGPTGRVFDKANIGMATAMRDLGAHLRETGESKGYNAAFSPRDRSQFLETLDRLCRRVKK; encoded by the coding sequence ATGCCGCAGATTTATGTCGATGCTGATGCGTGTCCGGTGAAGCCGGAGATATTGAGGGTTGCCGAAAGACACGGGCTTGAGGTGACGTTCGTGGCGAATTCCGGTTTGCGGCCTTCGCGGGATCCTATGGTCAAGAACGTAATCGTCTCCGCGTCGTTCGATGCAGCCGATGACTGGATTGCGGAGCGTGCCATCGAGGGCGATATCGTCGTCACCGCCGATGTGCCGCTCGCGGGTCGTTGCGTGGCCAATGGTGCGCAGGTGACCGGACCAACGGGGCGCGTTTTCGACAAGGCCAATATCGGTATGGCGACGGCCATGCGGGATCTCGGCGCGCACTTGCGGGAAACCGGCGAAAGCAAAGGCTACAACGCAGCGTTTTCGCCGCGCGACAGGTCTCAGTTTCTTGAAACGCTTGACCGCCTTTGTCGCCGCGTCAAAAAATAG
- a CDS encoding DUF1345 domain-containing protein, which translates to MQTAQQHSQFARHKPFLVAFIFSALVLVGTIIVKPSLAVECAAVVFFLTYLVIVASRLPRLTAAHLKAHADSDDLPAMVIIAITFLAVGVAVASLFLALNHTTGETVWSLTLAFLSVLLGWLTIHTMTAMHYAHLFWRPAKATGKKQPRGGMDFPDTDEPGVYEFLYFAVVIGMTAQTSDVAVTTTPMRKVVLLHSIVSFFFNTVLVAAAVNAAVSLAG; encoded by the coding sequence ATGCAAACGGCGCAGCAACACAGTCAATTTGCCAGACATAAACCGTTCCTCGTGGCTTTTATTTTCAGCGCATTGGTGTTGGTTGGCACGATCATCGTGAAGCCATCGCTGGCTGTCGAATGCGCAGCTGTCGTGTTTTTCCTGACCTATCTGGTCATCGTCGCTTCGCGCCTCCCTCGCCTCACGGCCGCGCATCTGAAAGCGCATGCAGATAGTGACGACTTGCCAGCGATGGTCATCATCGCCATCACGTTTCTGGCTGTCGGCGTTGCGGTCGCATCGCTGTTTCTGGCGCTCAATCACACCACGGGTGAAACCGTCTGGTCGCTTACCTTAGCTTTTCTGTCGGTGTTGCTTGGCTGGTTGACCATCCACACCATGACGGCAATGCATTATGCCCACCTCTTCTGGCGCCCCGCGAAAGCGACGGGAAAGAAGCAGCCACGCGGTGGCATGGATTTCCCAGATACCGACGAGCCCGGTGTCTACGAGTTCCTGTATTTCGCCGTCGTGATCGGCATGACCGCCCAGACGTCCGATGTCGCGGTCACCACGACGCCAATGCGCAAGGTGGTGCTTCTGCATTCCATCGTCTCGTTCTTTTTCAACACCGTGCTCGTTGCGGCAGCCGTCAATGCTGCCGTGTCGCTTGCAGGCTGA
- the fghA gene encoding S-formylglutathione hydrolase, giving the protein MKIISQNTAFGGMQGVFTHESDVTNCEMTFAVYVPLKAIQEPCPVVWYLSGLTCTHANVMDKGEYRRMASELGLIVVCPDTSPRGSDVPDELTNWQMGKGAGFYLDATETPWAENYQMYSYVTEELPALIAQQFRVDMNRQGIFGHSMGGHGAMTIALKNPDRFKSCSAFAPIVAPSSADWSRPALEKYLGENEAVWRQYDACALVEDGARFPAFLVDQGKADNFLENGLRPWLFEEAIKGTDIDLTLRMHDRYDHSYFFISTFMDDHLKWHAERLG; this is encoded by the coding sequence ATGAAAATCATCTCTCAAAACACCGCTTTCGGCGGCATGCAGGGCGTTTTTACGCATGAGTCCGACGTCACCAATTGCGAGATGACATTTGCCGTCTACGTCCCGCTAAAGGCTATTCAGGAGCCCTGCCCGGTTGTCTGGTATCTTTCAGGTCTGACCTGCACCCACGCCAATGTCATGGACAAGGGCGAATACAGGCGTATGGCGTCAGAGCTTGGCTTGATCGTCGTCTGCCCCGATACCAGCCCCCGCGGCAGCGATGTGCCCGATGAGTTGACCAACTGGCAGATGGGTAAAGGCGCTGGCTTTTATCTTGATGCGACCGAGACGCCATGGGCTGAGAACTACCAGATGTACAGCTACGTTACAGAGGAACTGCCTGCCCTCATCGCGCAGCAGTTTCGCGTAGACATGAACCGGCAGGGGATTTTCGGCCATTCCATGGGCGGTCATGGCGCCATGACGATTGCTCTTAAAAATCCGGATCGCTTCAAAAGCTGCTCGGCATTTGCCCCCATCGTCGCGCCGTCCTCCGCCGACTGGTCGCGCCCTGCCCTCGAAAAATATCTCGGCGAGAACGAGGCCGTCTGGCGTCAGTACGATGCTTGTGCATTGGTCGAAGATGGTGCGCGCTTCCCCGCCTTCCTTGTCGATCAGGGCAAGGCAGACAATTTTCTTGAAAACGGCCTTCGTCCGTGGCTGTTCGAAGAGGCTATCAAAGGCACGGATATCGACCTGACGCTGCGCATGCATGACCGCTACGATCACTCATACTTCTTCATTTCGACCTTCATGGACGATCACCTCAAATGGCATGCGGAGCGTCTTGGCTGA
- a CDS encoding copper chaperone PCu(A)C, with protein MNIHTLAAGTALIASMAASPALAHSTFVNQTAEQESTIVAALQVPHGCDGGLPTTEVRMKLPEGFISAKPQPKAGWELEIITGDYQKSYKNHGVDVKSGPVEIRWKDGDLPDAFYDTFNVQGKVTGVDAGVDLPFKVIQICGDKGRANWDQVAEKGQDPHSLENPAPTIKIVAKQAMAGGHEHDHGAAQHAADVVKVGELELSGAASKAMLPGQPVGGGFITIKNDGSSDDRLVSISSPNAGRAEIHEMAMVNDVMKMRKLDAGIVIPAGKTVELTPGGLHFMFFNVTRPFAEGDKVPVTLTFEKAGKADVMLDVGSSKGGSEKHDHN; from the coding sequence ATGAACATTCACACACTTGCAGCCGGTACGGCGCTAATCGCATCGATGGCGGCGTCTCCAGCCCTCGCGCATTCGACATTCGTCAACCAGACTGCCGAGCAGGAAAGCACCATCGTTGCGGCACTTCAGGTTCCCCATGGATGTGACGGTGGCCTTCCCACCACAGAGGTGCGGATGAAGCTGCCGGAAGGCTTCATTTCAGCAAAGCCACAGCCCAAGGCGGGCTGGGAGCTTGAGATCATCACGGGTGATTATCAAAAGAGCTACAAAAACCATGGTGTCGACGTGAAGTCCGGCCCGGTAGAGATTCGCTGGAAAGACGGAGATTTGCCGGATGCATTCTATGATACGTTCAATGTGCAGGGCAAAGTGACTGGCGTGGATGCCGGGGTCGATCTGCCGTTCAAGGTCATCCAGATTTGCGGAGACAAGGGTAGGGCGAACTGGGATCAGGTTGCCGAGAAGGGACAGGACCCTCACTCGCTAGAGAACCCCGCGCCCACCATTAAGATCGTGGCCAAGCAGGCGATGGCTGGCGGGCATGAACACGATCATGGGGCAGCACAACACGCGGCTGACGTCGTGAAAGTCGGCGAACTCGAGCTTTCCGGTGCGGCGTCCAAGGCGATGCTGCCGGGCCAGCCAGTGGGTGGGGGCTTCATCACCATCAAGAATGACGGTTCGTCCGACGACCGTCTTGTATCCATCTCATCGCCGAATGCCGGTCGCGCCGAAATCCACGAGATGGCGATGGTCAATGACGTGATGAAGATGCGCAAGCTGGATGCCGGGATCGTCATTCCCGCTGGCAAGACCGTGGAGCTGACGCCGGGCGGCCTGCATTTCATGTTCTTCAATGTCACGAGGCCATTCGCAGAAGGCGACAAAGTGCCGGTTACGCTGACCTTCGAAAAGGCGGGCAAGGCAGACGTCATGCTTGACGTAGGGTCTTCCAAAGGCGGCTCTGAAAAGCACGACCATAACTGA
- the gcvT gene encoding glycine cleavage system aminomethyltransferase GcvT codes for MADTAALQVTPLHSLHVSLGARMVPFAGYDMPVQYPAGVLKEHLHTRASAGLFDVSHMGQVIMKAKSGKVEDAALALEKLVPVDILGLKEGRQRYGFFTDAEGNILDDLMITNMGDHLFVVVNAACKDADLAHMQAHLSDTCDITLLDDRALIALQGPRAEAVLAELWAGVSGMKFMDVREIPLLDVPCIVSRSGYSGEDGFEISIPSDKAEFIAKALLEHPDCEAIGLGARDSLRLEAGLCLYGNDIDTTTSPIEASLEWAIQKARRTAGDRAGGFPGAERILGELANGTTRRRVGLKPEGKAPVRGHVKLFADAEGKNEIGEVTSGGFGPSVEGPVAMGYVPKDFATPGTAIFAEVRGKYLPVTVSALPFITPTYKR; via the coding sequence TTGGCCGATACTGCCGCTCTACAAGTCACCCCACTTCATTCTCTGCATGTGTCCCTCGGTGCCCGCATGGTGCCGTTTGCAGGATACGACATGCCGGTTCAGTACCCTGCAGGCGTCCTTAAGGAACATCTGCACACGCGCGCGTCGGCTGGCCTGTTCGACGTTTCCCATATGGGACAGGTGATCATGAAAGCGAAGTCCGGCAAGGTCGAAGATGCCGCGCTGGCTCTCGAAAAGCTTGTGCCGGTCGACATTCTTGGCCTCAAGGAAGGTCGTCAGCGATACGGGTTCTTTACCGATGCCGAAGGCAACATCCTGGATGACCTAATGATCACCAATATGGGCGATCATCTCTTTGTCGTCGTCAACGCCGCCTGCAAGGATGCCGATCTTGCACACATGCAGGCGCATCTTTCCGACACATGCGACATCACGCTTCTGGATGACCGTGCGCTCATCGCGCTTCAGGGACCACGTGCCGAGGCCGTGTTGGCCGAATTGTGGGCTGGCGTTTCTGGCATGAAGTTCATGGATGTTCGCGAAATTCCGCTTCTCGACGTGCCTTGCATTGTGTCTCGATCTGGATATTCCGGCGAAGACGGTTTTGAAATTTCCATTCCATCCGATAAGGCAGAGTTCATCGCCAAGGCGTTGCTGGAACATCCTGACTGCGAAGCCATCGGCCTTGGCGCGCGCGACAGCCTTCGTCTTGAGGCTGGCCTGTGTCTCTACGGCAATGACATCGACACCACGACCTCCCCCATCGAAGCCTCTCTCGAGTGGGCCATCCAGAAAGCACGCCGCACGGCCGGCGACCGCGCAGGCGGCTTTCCGGGTGCCGAGCGCATTCTCGGTGAGCTTGCCAATGGCACGACCCGCCGCCGCGTCGGCCTGAAGCCGGAGGGCAAGGCCCCGGTTCGCGGTCACGTCAAACTGTTCGCCGATGCAGAGGGCAAAAACGAGATTGGCGAAGTGACCTCGGGCGGCTTCGGACCGTCCGTCGAAGGCCCCGTCGCCATGGGCTACGTACCGAAAGATTTCGCAACACCCGGCACGGCCATATTCGCGGAAGTGCGTGGCAAGTACCTGCCCGTCACCGTGTCTGCCCTGCCCTTCATCACACCCACTTACAAACGCTAA
- a CDS encoding ATP12 family chaperone protein produces the protein MRDLLNDLTEGLSHPDPIRRSQIQMQKPLPKRFYKDVSVGEMEEGVFTVLLDGKTMRTPAKHALTVPTRALAQLLRDEWDAQAEVVNPTIMPISRHVNTAIDGIAADTQAVFEDILRFSSSDLLCYRAAEPAALVERQTDQWDPIIDWAAQTLGARFILVEGVIHQEQPREAVAAFAVTLRKYDTAIELAALHTMTALTGSAILALALAEGVRSLEEIWALAHLDEDWTSEQWGEDEEAQIRRAARLVDMRAALAVLVAARDGAIRV, from the coding sequence ATGCGTGACCTTTTGAACGATCTGACCGAAGGCCTAAGCCATCCCGACCCCATTCGCCGCTCGCAAATCCAGATGCAGAAGCCCTTGCCGAAGCGTTTCTACAAGGATGTGTCGGTTGGGGAAATGGAGGAGGGTGTCTTCACCGTTCTTCTCGATGGCAAGACCATGCGGACACCTGCGAAACACGCGCTGACCGTGCCGACACGTGCCCTTGCGCAACTGCTGAGAGATGAGTGGGATGCACAGGCTGAGGTGGTAAACCCTACCATCATGCCGATTTCTCGGCACGTCAACACGGCCATCGATGGCATCGCAGCTGATACGCAGGCTGTGTTCGAAGACATCTTGCGGTTCTCCTCAAGCGATCTCTTGTGTTACCGCGCCGCAGAACCCGCTGCGCTGGTGGAGCGCCAGACGGACCAGTGGGATCCGATCATCGACTGGGCCGCACAGACGCTTGGCGCACGGTTCATTCTGGTCGAAGGCGTCATTCATCAGGAGCAGCCGCGCGAAGCCGTCGCCGCCTTTGCCGTGACCCTGCGCAAGTATGATACCGCGATAGAGCTTGCAGCGTTGCACACCATGACGGCGTTGACAGGGTCTGCCATTCTGGCGCTTGCGCTGGCCGAAGGCGTGCGCAGCCTTGAGGAAATCTGGGCACTTGCGCATCTTGACGAAGACTGGACATCCGAGCAGTGGGGCGAAGACGAGGAAGCGCAGATAAGGCGGGCTGCAAGGCTTGTTGACATGCGCGCGGCATTGGCCGTGCTGGTCGCTGCACGCGATGGTGCTATCAGGGTTTAA
- the crcB gene encoding fluoride efflux transporter CrcB, whose translation MLNIALVAIGGAIGSVARYLVGVWGVKLAGPNFPWGTITVNVVGAFFIGLMVEIIARRFDASSEVRVFIVTGILGGFTTWSSFTLDAVVLFERGDLGLAAVYLLASLVVSFAAIFAGLALGRALF comes from the coding sequence ATGCTCAATATCGCTCTCGTTGCCATTGGCGGCGCAATCGGTTCCGTGGCACGCTATCTGGTCGGCGTTTGGGGCGTGAAGCTGGCGGGTCCGAACTTTCCGTGGGGCACGATCACCGTCAACGTTGTCGGGGCATTTTTCATTGGTTTGATGGTCGAGATAATAGCGCGCAGGTTCGATGCGTCTTCGGAAGTGCGGGTGTTCATCGTCACCGGCATTCTCGGCGGCTTCACCACATGGTCTTCGTTTACGCTGGACGCCGTCGTGCTGTTCGAGCGCGGAGATTTGGGGCTGGCGGCGGTCTATCTGCTGGCCAGTCTCGTCGTTTCTTTCGCTGCAATCTTCGCCGGGCTGGCCTTGGGCCGCGCTTTGTTCTAA
- a CDS encoding DUF3008 family protein translates to MPAKSKAQQKAAGAALAAKRGDMPKSRLQGASKTMAKYMTEKELEDLASTKHKKLPEKKDT, encoded by the coding sequence ATGCCTGCAAAATCCAAAGCACAACAGAAAGCTGCCGGTGCAGCGCTTGCAGCAAAACGCGGCGATATGCCAAAGTCACGTTTACAAGGCGCTTCAAAAACCATGGCTAAGTACATGACAGAAAAAGAACTTGAAGACCTGGCATCCACCAAACACAAGAAGCTGCCTGAAAAGAAAGACACGTGA
- a CDS encoding RluA family pseudouridine synthase yields the protein MAGIEHIKVEPEEAGMRLDRWFKIHYPGLGFGPLQKLMRSGQVRVDGGRVKTDARVEAGQTVRVPPLDVDAKVKGGPISSSDLKNSDDVDLLKRMLLHEDEKVFVFNKPAGIAVQGGSGINRHIDGLLEAWTSSKGEKPRLVHRIDRDTSGVLVVARTRGAAQKLTAAFRERDTKKTYWSLVKGVPRKHQDKISSWLVKEQTPDGDRMRIAKHGEEGADHAISYYRVIDTAAQNLAWLEMEPYTGRTHQLRVHALHMGHPIIGDPKYYIEDVNWDFPGGVQKRLHLHARKIDIPHPSGGRLRVTAPLPPHMVQTWNLLGLDVADGDRDDE from the coding sequence ATGGCAGGTATCGAGCACATCAAGGTTGAGCCTGAAGAAGCCGGAATGCGCCTCGACCGCTGGTTCAAGATCCACTATCCGGGCTTAGGCTTTGGTCCGCTGCAAAAACTGATGCGCTCCGGGCAGGTGCGTGTCGATGGTGGCCGCGTCAAGACCGATGCGCGTGTGGAAGCCGGACAGACCGTGCGCGTTCCGCCGCTTGATGTCGATGCGAAGGTCAAGGGTGGACCGATCAGCTCCAGCGACCTCAAGAATTCCGACGACGTCGATCTGTTGAAGCGCATGCTGCTGCATGAAGACGAAAAAGTCTTCGTGTTCAACAAGCCTGCTGGCATTGCCGTGCAGGGCGGCTCCGGCATCAACCGTCATATCGATGGGCTGCTGGAAGCATGGACGAGTTCCAAGGGTGAAAAGCCGCGTCTTGTCCACCGCATTGACCGCGATACGTCAGGCGTGCTGGTTGTTGCCCGCACCAGAGGTGCAGCGCAAAAGTTGACCGCTGCGTTTCGTGAGCGCGACACCAAAAAGACCTACTGGTCGCTGGTCAAGGGCGTGCCGCGCAAGCATCAGGACAAGATTTCAAGCTGGCTGGTAAAGGAACAGACACCGGATGGTGATCGCATGCGCATTGCCAAGCACGGTGAGGAGGGCGCCGATCACGCGATCTCTTATTACCGCGTTATCGATACGGCGGCGCAAAATCTGGCATGGCTGGAAATGGAGCCCTATACGGGCCGTACCCACCAGCTGCGTGTTCACGCACTGCATATGGGCCATCCAATCATCGGCGATCCCAAATATTACATCGAGGACGTCAATTGGGATTTCCCCGGCGGCGTCCAGAAACGCCTGCACCTGCATGCGCGCAAGATCGACATTCCGCATCCATCCGGTGGACGCCTGCGTGTGACCGCACCGTTGCCACCGCACATGGTGCAGACGTGGAATCTGCTCGGTCTTGACGTGGCCGATGGTGACAGGGACGACGAATGA